Within Candidatus Auribacterota bacterium, the genomic segment GAGCTTCCATACCGTCCCCACCCCTGCCGCCCCCGCGAGTGCCGTCAGAAACCGGCGCCTGCTGAGCTTCCTATTATCAGACATAGATCATACCCCCGTATTTCGGCCCACTAATTTTTGTAGCTGACACTTAAGTGTCGGCTACGGCTGTGGATAAGTGCGCGAATCTGCGGATAAGTTAAAATTGTAATACTAAGCGGCAGAAATAGTTATCTTCTCCCCATCCCTGATGCTCCTCAGCAGCTTCACCGGCGCGCTCGTTTTTCCCACAATGACGACCGGGCTCGCCGGGACGGGATCAGTACCGGAGCTCGCGGGCGTGGGGCCGAAGAAGACACAGAGGCACTTCCCCTGGGGCCAGTACCCTACATCCCCGACCTTCACGGTCATTGTCTGTCCATCCCGCGGGCAGGAGATTCCTATATCGAAATAGATCTCATCCCCCCAGGTATTCACCTCTGACGAGAGCGGCAGCTTTCCGCCGATCACCTTCGCCGCGGGACTGCTGTTCAACTCTGCCTCGAACGATCCTGACCCAGCCTTGAACATTATCTTCATCCAATCCTCCTTTTAATGCCATTGCTTTTATCAATTGACACACAGCATATCAAAAATAATTTTTTTAGAACCGCGGATTTCGCTGATGAACGCAAATAAACTTGAGGACAAGGAAGGCGCGGTATTATGTAGAAGGGGAATGAGAAAACATTCGCTTGTTGACAGAACCAACTTTAATGGGTGTGAAAAGTCAAGAATAAAGATGGGAATACCCCAAAAAGCTTACAAGTAGGGCGGCACTCCTGTTACAGCCGAGCCTCAGGAGCCTCAGTTCCCAGTTATTATTACCAATCTATTATTTTTTACCATAATCCTTATCTGAAAGTCAACAAATTTCTTTACTATTTTGTAATGGGTCAGTTTCGGTAGGGTAGAGTGATAAACAGGGGGTATGTATTTTTTCTCTTTTTTTGCTTGTGCGCATGTATGTAATATAGTATCCATTAAGCATGAAAAACGCATTCCGCAGTACCCATGTTCAAA encodes:
- a CDS encoding cyclophilin-like fold protein; the protein is MKIMFKAGSGSFEAELNSSPAAKVIGGKLPLSSEVNTWGDEIYFDIGISCPRDGQTMTVKVGDVGYWPQGKCLCVFFGPTPASSGTDPVPASPVVIVGKTSAPVKLLRSIRDGEKITISAA